Proteins encoded within one genomic window of Mycoplasma phocoenae:
- a CDS encoding DegV family protein: MKIAIVIDSSSGLTEKQANSIGWHYLPIQIEIDGVTYEDGVSVDYSTVFKHIKQDSKVLTSASKLGYAIEMINKLKETHDLVVFYPICIKLSSQYQNIKVAFQDDEKVFIVPSEGLQAMIVLQLLEFEERIKNGVPFEKAIEIFSTHKCDVMLMPANTDALLRGGRLSPAAASMAKLLKIVPIIKLEHGGLEKYGKGRVFEKTILKVAKEIQEKNQNKRIVVLHADNKNVNNYAKQIQEYTETDEPFITTIAPCISVHTGKDAISVVTEYGEKLIEKYLDKLKEIKSR; the protein is encoded by the coding sequence ATGAAAATAGCTATCGTAATAGATTCAAGTTCTGGATTAACAGAAAAACAAGCAAACTCTATTGGTTGACATTATCTACCAATTCAAATCGAAATCGATGGAGTGACATACGAAGATGGTGTAAGTGTTGATTATTCAACAGTTTTTAAACATATAAAGCAAGATTCAAAAGTACTAACAAGCGCTTCTAAGCTTGGTTATGCAATCGAAATGATTAACAAATTAAAAGAAACTCATGATTTGGTTGTTTTTTATCCAATTTGTATAAAACTTTCAAGTCAATACCAAAACATCAAAGTTGCTTTTCAAGATGATGAAAAAGTTTTTATAGTTCCTTCTGAAGGATTGCAAGCAATGATTGTATTACAATTATTGGAATTTGAGGAAAGAATAAAAAATGGGGTTCCTTTTGAAAAAGCTATTGAAATTTTTTCAACACACAAATGCGATGTTATGTTAATGCCCGCAAATACTGATGCATTATTAAGAGGCGGGAGATTAAGTCCGGCAGCAGCATCAATGGCTAAATTATTAAAAATTGTGCCAATAATAAAATTGGAGCACGGCGGTCTTGAAAAATATGGCAAAGGTCGAGTGTTTGAAAAAACAATTTTAAAAGTTGCAAAAGAAATTCAAGAAAAAAATCAAAATAAACGTATTGTTGTTTTACATGCTGATAATAAAAATGTAAATAATTATGCAAAACAAATCCAGGAATACACGGAAACAGATGAACCATTTATAACAACAATCGCCCCATGTATCTCAGTCCATACAGGAAAAGACGCGATTTCTGTAGTTACTGAATATGGTGAAAAATTGATTGAAAAATATTTAGATAAATTAAAAGAAATTAAATCAAGATAG
- the tyrS gene encoding tyrosine--tRNA ligase, giving the protein MRKLIKDLQDREILKDVSNFDKLYSLEKSSGVYTGFDPTAKSLHLGNYITIINLMRFKNAGYKVYAIVGGVTGMIGDPSFRDSERKFLSDEELLNNKNHIIKQLQSFGLEVIDNYDFYKNMTIVDFLKTVGKHANVNYMLAKDSVKQRLENGMTFTEFTYQLFQGWDFKELYEKHNVMVQMGGSDQWGNITTGLEMIKNIHGDNHKAVALTSNLLTGSNGKKIGKSYGGGSLWLDPIMTSPYNIYQYLINQSDEDVEKLMKWLTFLTIDEISQIMTQHNENKRERIAQKRLAFETVKIIHSEQIAKQCVSVSEKLFSNTLLDLTLDDIELLKGFLKTYQYNNESVIDFMTGNKIVSSRREFREFMNNESIRYDDYIVTDENELIKFNNFENRYVLLKKNKKEFIIIEK; this is encoded by the coding sequence ATGAGAAAACTAATTAAGGATTTACAAGATCGTGAAATATTGAAAGATGTTTCAAATTTTGATAAATTATATTCTTTGGAAAAATCTAGCGGAGTATATACGGGTTTTGACCCAACTGCCAAATCATTACATTTGGGTAATTACATCACCATAATTAATTTAATGAGATTTAAAAATGCGGGTTATAAAGTTTATGCGATCGTTGGGGGAGTTACTGGAATGATTGGTGATCCGTCATTTCGTGATAGCGAAAGAAAATTTTTAAGCGATGAGGAATTATTAAATAATAAAAATCACATTATTAAACAATTACAATCTTTTGGATTAGAAGTTATTGATAACTATGATTTTTATAAAAATATGACAATTGTTGATTTTTTAAAAACAGTTGGTAAACATGCGAATGTTAATTATATGCTAGCGAAAGACTCAGTTAAACAACGTTTAGAAAACGGGATGACTTTTACTGAATTTACTTATCAATTATTTCAAGGGTGAGACTTTAAAGAATTGTATGAAAAACACAATGTAATGGTACAAATGGGTGGAAGTGATCAGTGAGGTAATATAACTACTGGATTAGAAATGATTAAAAACATTCATGGAGATAACCATAAAGCTGTGGCACTGACAAGTAATCTATTAACAGGATCAAACGGTAAAAAAATTGGTAAAAGTTATGGCGGAGGATCATTGTGATTAGATCCAATAATGACAAGTCCATACAATATCTATCAATATTTAATAAATCAATCAGATGAAGATGTTGAGAAATTAATGAAGTGATTAACGTTTTTAACTATTGATGAAATTTCGCAAATTATGACACAACATAATGAAAATAAACGCGAAAGAATAGCACAAAAAAGATTGGCATTTGAAACAGTTAAAATTATTCATTCGGAACAAATTGCAAAACAATGTGTATCGGTTAGTGAAAAATTATTTAGTAATACTTTATTGGATTTAACACTTGATGATATTGAATTATTAAAAGGATTTTTAAAAACATATCAGTACAATAATGAGTCAGTTATAGATTTTATGACCGGAAATAAAATTGTTTCTTCTCGTCGTGAATTTCGTGAATTCATGAATAATGAATCAATAAGATATGATGATTATATAGTGACTGATGAAAATGAATTAATTAAATTTAATAATTTTGAAAATAGATATGTTTTACTGAAAAAAAATAAAAAAGAATTCATTATCATTGAAAAATAA
- the rpmA gene encoding 50S ribosomal protein L27, which yields MAKTKAGGSTHNGRDSAGRRLGAKLADGQFTLAGGIIYRQRGTKIFPGKNVGIGKDDTLYALVDGIVKYESRRNRKYASVYEIVEEE from the coding sequence ATGGCAAAAACAAAAGCAGGTGGAAGTACCCATAACGGCCGTGATTCGGCCGGAAGAAGACTTGGTGCTAAATTAGCAGACGGACAATTTACATTAGCTGGGGGAATTATTTATCGTCAAAGAGGAACAAAAATTTTCCCAGGTAAAAACGTTGGTATTGGTAAAGATGACACTCTATACGCATTAGTTGATGGTATTGTAAAATACGAATCAAGACGTAATAGAAAATATGCTTCAGTTTATGAAATAGTAGAAGAAGAATAA
- the rplU gene encoding 50S ribosomal protein L21, producing MFAIIETGGKQLLVKAGDTIYIEKIEGETGETVNFDKVILTDKKIGTPYVNGAIVSGEIQKQGKAKKIVVYRHNAKSTHKRKLGHRQPYTRVLIKEIKG from the coding sequence ATGTTCGCAATTATCGAAACCGGTGGAAAACAACTACTTGTTAAAGCAGGGGACACAATTTATATCGAAAAAATCGAAGGTGAAACTGGTGAAACAGTTAACTTTGATAAAGTTATATTAACAGATAAAAAAATTGGTACTCCATACGTTAACGGAGCTATTGTTTCTGGAGAAATCCAAAAACAAGGAAAAGCAAAAAAAATCGTTGTTTACCGTCACAACGCCAAATCAACACATAAACGTAAATTAGGTCACCGTCAACCATACACAAGAGTATTAATTAAGGAAATTAAGGGGTAA